The following nucleotide sequence is from Solidesulfovibrio carbinolicus.
TCTTTCTGACGTGTCTGGCCTGCCTGGCCGGCCCGGCCCGGGCCGAACTGGCGGACTTCACGCCCGAAGAGCGGGCCTATGTCCGCGACCTCGGGCCGGTGACGGTCTGCGTGGACCCGGACTGGCCGCCTTTCGAGCGTTTAAATGCCCGGGGGCAGTACGAGGGCGTGGGGGCCGACCTGTTTCGGCTGGCGGCCGAGGTGGCCGGGCTGCGTTACCGCATCGTGCCCACGGCTGATTGGGACGAGTCCGTGGCCGCCTCCAAGGACGGCCGCTGCCGGCTTTTGGCTTTTCTCAACCAGACCCCGGCCCGGGATGAGTGGCTTTTATTCACCCCGCCGCTTTTCACCGACGCCAATGTCTTCATCACCCGGGAGGAACATTTCTTCATCGCCGATCCGGCCGAGCTGACCGGAGAAACCATCGTCTTTCCCTCCGGCACCTCCATGGAGGAGCGGGTGCGCCGGGACTATCCCAACCTGCGCGTATTAAACAGCGCCTCGGAGCGCGAGGCCCTGGACATGGTGTCCGAGCGCAAGGCCGACATGACCCTGCGTTCCCTGGTGGTGGCCGCCTACACCATCAAAAAGGAAGGGCTTTTCAACCTCAAGATCGCCGGCAAGCTGCCGGGCTACGACAATGCCCTGCGCATCGGCGTGTCCAAGGACATGCCCCAGTTGCGCGATATCCTCAGCAAGGCCGTGCGCACCATCACCCCGGCCGAACGCGAGGAGATCGTCAACCGCCACGTGTCCATCAACGTCGAGACCGTGACCGATTACGGGCTTGTCGGCCGCATCGCGGCGGGCTTTGCCCTCATCGTGGCCATCGTCGTGGCCTGGAACCTGCGCATCAACAAGCTTTACGCCGAGCTGGAGCGCCGTTCCCGCACCGATCCGCTCACCGGTCTGGCCAACCGCACCCATCTCGACGCCGTGCTGCGCCAGGAGGCCGACCGGGCCGAGCGCTACAACCGGCCCTTTGCCGTCATCCTGTTCGACGTGGACCTCTTCAAGGCCGTCAACGACGCCCACGGCCATCTGGTCGGGGACAAGGTGCTCAAAACCCTGGCCAAAGCGGCCCAGGCGACGGTGCGGGCCAGCGACATGGTGGGCCGCTGGGGCGGCGAGGAATTTCTTGTCCTGTGCCCGGAAACCGACGCCGCCTCGGCCCTGGTCCTGGCCGAGCGCCTGCGCCTGGCCGTGCGGGGAGAACCCTTCGAGACCGGCTCAGTTCAGACTGTGAGCCTGGGCGTGGCCGCCTTTGCCCCGGGCGACTCCGTGGACAGCCTGCTGATCCGGGCCGATGACGCCCTGTACCGGGCCAAAAACGCCGGCCGCGACCGGGCCATGGCCGCCTGAGCGCCAGCCGCCTCTGGCATTATCCTGCCTCCTGCTGCCCGTCTGCTTGCCGCGCAGGCCGGGGCTGCTCAAGGCCGCCGCGAGTGAGTCTTGTGCGCCGCCTTCGCCGTTGTCGTCGGCCCGCCCCCCTTGGTGGCGACGCAAAACCGTGCTACGCTGGCGGGAATCCCGGACCAGCCCGCGTTTGTCCTGAGCCATGACGCGGCCGGACCGGCGGCGCGTTTGGGCGGACGACGAGCGGCGGCAACGGCAACCGGGCGGGGTGGCGGATGCGGACCGAGGGGACACCAGCGGCGGCGCAGGGCGTGGAACAGGCCGAGAAACAGGCCGTGGCCGCGCTTTTTCAGGAAGGACGGCTGGGCGAAATCGTCGAGCGGGCCACGAAGCTCACCGTGCTCCACCCAGGCGACGCCTACGGCTGGACGGTCTTGAGCGCCGCCATGCTGCGCCAGGGACGAAACGAGCAGGCCATTTCCCCGCTGCGGCGCGCCTTGACCATCTCCCCGCGGCAGGCGGGGCTTTACAGCAATCTCGGGCTGGCGCTTTTCGGCCTGGGGCGGACGGAGGAAGCCATGGACTGCTTCGAGCAGGCCCTTGCCATAGACCCCGATTCCGTGGCCGCCCGGAACAACCGGGGCAGCGCCCTGGAAGCTTGCGGCCGCCTGGAAGAGGCGCGCCTGGAATACGAGGCCTCCCTCGACCTTAAACCGGACCAGCCGCGCACCCTCTACAATCTCGCCAACACCCTCTACGCCCTGGGCCGGCCGGCCGAGGCCGTGCCGCGCTACCAGGCGGCCCTGACCCTGTGCCCGGACTACGCCTACGCCCTGGCCAACTGCGGCGTGGCCCTAACCGCCCTGGGGCGCGCCGCCGAGGCCGAGGACTGCGCCCGGCGGGCGCTGCGCCTGGAACCCGGCCTGGTCGAGGCCCGCATCCTGCTGGCCAACACACTGCTTGCGCGCGGCTATCCGGCCGAGGCCCTGACCGTGGTCGAGGCCGGCCTGGACCTAACGCCCGGGCCGGAACTGCGCCGGCTCTTTGTCGCCTGTCTGCGCGGCCAGCCGGCCCCGGCTGCCGGCACGCCCCGGCGCGAGCGGCTTCTGGCCGCCCTGACCGACCCTTGGACCCGGAGCGTCGAGGTGGCGGGCGTGGTCTCGCCCATGCTGGAAGCCGATCCGGCCATCGCCGGCTGCCTGGAACGGGCGCTCAACACCTGGCCCGGACGACTCACGCCCCAGGATCTCTACGGCCCGGCCGGCCCCGGGGCCGTGGCCGGAGACGCGCTGCTGCGCGCCTGGCTCGACGCCGGCCCGGCCTCTTCCCCGGCCCTGGAGCGATTCCTGACCCTGGCCCGGTCCTGCCTGCTGGCCCAGGCCGCCGCCGACGAACCCCATGTCCGCGACGTCACCCCCGCCGACGAGCGGGTGACGGCCTTCCATGCCGCCCTGGCCCGGCAATGTCGGGTTAACGAGTATGTATTTCATGTGACGGCCGAGGAGGAAGTGGCCGTGGCCGTGCTGCGGGACTGTCTGGCCGACGCCCTGGCCGGCTGCGGGCTCATTGCCCCGTCCTGGGTGCTGGCCGCCGCCGCCTACGGCCCGCTTCGGGCCGTGCCCGGCCATGCCGGGCTGTTGGAGCGTCCCTGGCCCGAGGCCGTGGGCCGCGTCCTGACGCAGCAGCTCGTCGAGCCGGCGGCCGAGCAGGAGCTTCGCGGCCGCATCCCGGCGCTCACCCCCATCGAGGACGGCGTGTCCCGGCTGGTGCGGCGGCAATACGAGGAAAATCCCTATCCCCGCTGGGTGTTGCCGGCCCCGGCCGAAGCGCCGATGACGCTGGCCGCCAATTTGCGCGAACGCTTCCCCCGGGCCGATCTGGCCGGCGTGCCCGACGGGCCGACCCTGGACGTGCTGGTGGCCGGCTGCGGCACGGGGCAGCATTCCCTGGAGACGGCCCGGGCTTACCTTGGCGCGCGGGTGCTGGCCGTGGACCTCAGCCTCACCAGCCTGTGCTATGCCCGGCGCAAGGCCCTGGAGCAGGGCGTGGGCAACATCGAA
It contains:
- a CDS encoding diguanylate cyclase gives rise to the protein MVFLTCLACLAGPARAELADFTPEERAYVRDLGPVTVCVDPDWPPFERLNARGQYEGVGADLFRLAAEVAGLRYRIVPTADWDESVAASKDGRCRLLAFLNQTPARDEWLLFTPPLFTDANVFITREEHFFIADPAELTGETIVFPSGTSMEERVRRDYPNLRVLNSASEREALDMVSERKADMTLRSLVVAAYTIKKEGLFNLKIAGKLPGYDNALRIGVSKDMPQLRDILSKAVRTITPAEREEIVNRHVSINVETVTDYGLVGRIAAGFALIVAIVVAWNLRINKLYAELERRSRTDPLTGLANRTHLDAVLRQEADRAERYNRPFAVILFDVDLFKAVNDAHGHLVGDKVLKTLAKAAQATVRASDMVGRWGGEEFLVLCPETDAASALVLAERLRLAVRGEPFETGSVQTVSLGVAAFAPGDSVDSLLIRADDALYRAKNAGRDRAMAA
- a CDS encoding tetratricopeptide repeat protein, translating into MEQAEKQAVAALFQEGRLGEIVERATKLTVLHPGDAYGWTVLSAAMLRQGRNEQAISPLRRALTISPRQAGLYSNLGLALFGLGRTEEAMDCFEQALAIDPDSVAARNNRGSALEACGRLEEARLEYEASLDLKPDQPRTLYNLANTLYALGRPAEAVPRYQAALTLCPDYAYALANCGVALTALGRAAEAEDCARRALRLEPGLVEARILLANTLLARGYPAEALTVVEAGLDLTPGPELRRLFVACLRGQPAPAAGTPRRERLLAALTDPWTRSVEVAGVVSPMLEADPAIAGCLERALNTWPGRLTPQDLYGPAGPGAVAGDALLRAWLDAGPASSPALERFLTLARSCLLAQAAADEPHVRDVTPADERVTAFHAALARQCRVNEYVFHVTAEEEVAVAVLRDCLADALAGCGLIAPSWVLAAAAYGPLRAVPGHAGLLERPWPEAVGRVLTQQLVEPAAEQELRGRIPALTPIEDGVSRLVRRQYEENPYPRWVLPAPAEAPMTLAANLRERFPRADLAGVPDGPTLDVLVAGCGTGQHSLETARAYLGARVLAVDLSLTSLCYARRKALEQGVGNIEYAQADLLRLSGLGRDFDLVESSGVLHHLADPAGGWRALLPLVRPGGVMRIGLYSRLARRGIAKVRRMIADRGLDATPETIRAFRQELLDMPWEPSWGRFLLGDFFSASGCRDLLFHVQEHCLDLLEIKTFCLENGLRIIGLEAEPEVIAAYHARFPDDPAAVNLSNWHAFEADNPDTFLNMYQFWVQRTA